In one window of Macaca thibetana thibetana isolate TM-01 chromosome 5, ASM2454274v1, whole genome shotgun sequence DNA:
- the TRAM1L1 gene encoding translocating chain-associated membrane protein 1-like 1, with the protein MGLRKKSTRNPPVLSQEFILQNHADIVSCVGMFFLLGLVFEGTAEASIVFLTLQHSVAVPAAEEPTTGSKSLYYYGVKDLATVFFYMLVAIIIHATIQEYVLDKINKRMQFTKAKQNKFNESGQFSVFYFFSCIWGTFILISENCLSDPTLIWRAHPHCMMTFQMKFFYISQLAYWFHALPELYFQKIRKQDIPRQLVYIGLHLFHITGAYLLYLNHLGLLLLVLHYFVELLSHMCGLFYFSDEKYQKGISLWAIVFILGRLMTLIVSVLTVGFHLAGSQNQNPDAITGNVNVLAAKIAVLSSSCTIQAYVTWNLITLRLQRWIEDSNIQASCMKKKRSRSSKKRTENGVGMETSNRVDCLPKRKEKSS; encoded by the coding sequence ATGGGGCTCCGTAAGAAGAGCACCAGGAACCCCCCCGTTCTGAGCCAGGAATTCATCCTGCAGAATCATGCGGACATCGTCTCCTGCGTGGGGATGTTCTTCCTGCTGGGGCTTGTGTTCGAGGGAACAGCAGAAGCATCCATCGTGTTTCTCACTCTTCAACACAGTGTTGCTGTCCCTGCAGCAGAGGAACCAACCACGGGATCAAAGTCCCTTTATTATTATGGTGTCAAAGATTTGGCCACGGTTTTCTTCTACATGCTGGTGGCAATCATTATTCATGCCACAATTCAGGAATATGTGTTGGATAAAATTAACAAGAGAATGCAGTTCACCAAAGCGAAACAAAACAAGTTTAATGAATCTGGTCAGTTTAGTgtgttctactttttttcttgtatttggggcacattcattttaatttctgaaaactgCCTGTCAGACCCAACTCTCATATGGAGGGCTCATCCCCATTGCATGATGACATTTCAAATGAAGTTTTTCTACATATCCCAGTTGGCTTACTGGTTTCATGCTCTTCCTGAACTCTACTTCCAGAAAATCAGAAAACAGGACATCCCTCGTCAACTTGTCTACATTGGTCTTCACCTCTTTCACATTACTGGAGCTTATCTGTTGTACTTGAATCATTTGGGACTTCTTCTTTTGGTACTGCATTATTTTGTTGAATTACTTTCCCACATGTGCGGCCTGTTTTACTTTAGTGATGAAAAGTACCAGAAAGGCATATCTCTGTGGGCCATTGTGTTTATCTTGGGTAGACTTATGACTTTAATTGTTTCCGTACTCACTGTTGGTTTTCACCTGGCTGGATCGCAGAATCAGAATCCTGATGCCATTACTGGAAATGTAAATGTGTTGGCAGCTAAAATTGCTGTTCTGTCGTCCAGTTGCACGATCCAAGCCTATGTAACATGGAACTTAATTACTCTCCGGCTTCAGAGGTGGATAGAAGATTCTAATATTCAGGCCTCATGTATGAAGAAGAAACGGTCAAGATCTtctaaaaaaagaacagaaaacggAGTGGGAATGGAAACTTCAAATAGAGTAGACTGTCTgccaaagaggaaagagaaatcttCATAA